In one window of Episyrphus balteatus chromosome 3, idEpiBalt1.1, whole genome shotgun sequence DNA:
- the LOC129916534 gene encoding serine protease snake-like isoform X1, translated as MQSKVIFFFIFILASDVFSNTIIDRDSINKFNKTTCLRIDDAQNTNNVLPEDITSADGSRFYGFLVKIGWTSQSGEVSFHCGGTLISEKFVLSAAHCMEYERPLYRSQPDVVRIAERYSEGRIIGEDIKISNINKHVLYGELDMYDDIALIELEEKSKNRPACLWIGPELPTTELFAVGHDLRNLGKQQVMSLKFVNSADCDRRYSPSRKLPNGIIESQFCAGSSNITEGEKCKGHIGGPLLTQMAEFPNEVYVVGLTNYGQRCASTNFPNIYTKISFYRDWILEDFKGN; from the exons atgcaatcaaaagtgatatttttctttattttcatattGGCTTCCG ATGTATTTTCAAATACCATCATTGATCGTGATTCGatcaataaattcaataaaacaacTTGTCTGCGAATTGATGAcgcacaaaatacaaataatg TTCTTCCGGAGGATATAACATCAGCTGATGGCAGTCGATTTTATGGATTTTtg GTTAAAATCGGATGGACATCTCAATCAGGCGAAGTGTCATTCCATTGTGGTGGCACCTTGATTTCCGAAAAGTTTGTCCTTTCTGCTGCTCATTGTATGGAATACGAACGT CCCTTGTACAGGAGCCAACCGGATGTAGTAAGGATTGCTGAACGTTATAGTGAGGGTAGAATAATTGGAGAAGACATTAAAATTTCTAATATAAATAAACATGTCTTGTATGGCGAACTGGACATGTATGATGATATTGCACTCATTGAACTGGAAGAAAAATCAAA aaaTCGACCTGCATGTCTTTGGATTGGACCAGAACTACCAACAACAGAATTATTTGCCGTTGGACATG atttgagAAATCTTGGAAAACAGCAAGTGATGAGTCTTAAATTTGTGAATAGTGCCGATTGTGATCGGAGATATTCTCCATCACGGAAACTTCCAAATGGAATAATTGAATCTCAATTCTGTGCCGGAAGTTCAAATATAACGGAAGGTGAAAAATGCAAA GGTCACATTGGCGGTCCACTTTTGACTCAAATGGCAGAATTTCCAAACGAAGTTTATGTTGTTGGTTTAACAAACTATGGGCAACGATGCGCTTCAACTAACTTcccaaatatttatacaaaaatatcatTCTACAGAGATTGGATATTGGAagattttaaaggaaattga
- the LOC129916534 gene encoding serine protease snake-like isoform X2: MSLLRLPEVKNKFQNVKIGWTSQSGEVSFHCGGTLISEKFVLSAAHCMEYERPLYRSQPDVVRIAERYSEGRIIGEDIKISNINKHVLYGELDMYDDIALIELEEKSKNRPACLWIGPELPTTELFAVGHDLRNLGKQQVMSLKFVNSADCDRRYSPSRKLPNGIIESQFCAGSSNITEGEKCKGHIGGPLLTQMAEFPNEVYVVGLTNYGQRCASTNFPNIYTKISFYRDWILEDFKGN; the protein is encoded by the exons ATGAGTTTATTAAGATTACCCgaggttaaaaataaattccagaAT GTTAAAATCGGATGGACATCTCAATCAGGCGAAGTGTCATTCCATTGTGGTGGCACCTTGATTTCCGAAAAGTTTGTCCTTTCTGCTGCTCATTGTATGGAATACGAACGT CCCTTGTACAGGAGCCAACCGGATGTAGTAAGGATTGCTGAACGTTATAGTGAGGGTAGAATAATTGGAGAAGACATTAAAATTTCTAATATAAATAAACATGTCTTGTATGGCGAACTGGACATGTATGATGATATTGCACTCATTGAACTGGAAGAAAAATCAAA aaaTCGACCTGCATGTCTTTGGATTGGACCAGAACTACCAACAACAGAATTATTTGCCGTTGGACATG atttgagAAATCTTGGAAAACAGCAAGTGATGAGTCTTAAATTTGTGAATAGTGCCGATTGTGATCGGAGATATTCTCCATCACGGAAACTTCCAAATGGAATAATTGAATCTCAATTCTGTGCCGGAAGTTCAAATATAACGGAAGGTGAAAAATGCAAA GGTCACATTGGCGGTCCACTTTTGACTCAAATGGCAGAATTTCCAAACGAAGTTTATGTTGTTGGTTTAACAAACTATGGGCAACGATGCGCTTCAACTAACTTcccaaatatttatacaaaaatatcatTCTACAGAGATTGGATATTGGAagattttaaaggaaattga
- the LOC129915866 gene encoding probable tubulin polyglutamylase ttll-15 — MESSLIVDDNPSSKTKISTVPIKSVFVFLIATVFSAVILEFLPNTTHSLFPPKLSNDTSNLQLLRPKYAIYGLSKTEEHLDHVISVLERLGYDRTDLDKDWDLLWAHDYPYLTMNLKNLQPNQRINHFPGCGFITNKVDLSTSRLPFLPKAFKLPGEKNEFLKYISENPQTLFVQKHNEHRFIEIKQPQEIDLDSNNTFVQEFIQNPFLVDGYKFDIGVYVLVTSIDPLRVYIYTGDVLFRYCPVKYHPFDPKNVDKYVVGDDYLPTWEVPSLTKYYNKFQANMRGAFDAYVRDQGKNPLGVWEQVEDIIRRTVQAKEKNIADILKNYKTRNFFELMRFDLIIDENLKVVLMEANMSPNLSSAHFKQNSLLYEQILYSVLNLVGIGTPIDHSLMALGSEDVEEMISNDRNIATLLNLCADYDCDKSCNKLECELCLPCLSGKDHQTLHAAFREHLHRVNMKRIIPKPINDFRKFDIEKETQNLSTKNQWMTRWFYAKCSDEITWCF; from the exons ATGGAATCG TCTTTAATCGTCGACGATAATCCTTCGTCTAAAACAAAAATCTCAACTGTTCCAATTAAAAGTGTTTTCGTCTTTCTAATTGCAACTGTTTTCAGTGCAGTTATATTAGAATTTCTTCCCAATACTACCCACAGTCTATTTCCACCAAAATTGTCAAATGACACATCCAATTTACAACTGTTACGTCCAAAATATGCCATTTATGGTTTAAGTAAAACCGAAGAACATCTTGATCATGTGATTTCTGTATTGGAACGTCTCGGTTATGACCGAACTGATTTAGACAAAGATTGGGATCTTCTCTGGGCACATGATTATCCTTATTTAACAATGAATTTAAAGAATCTCCAACCAAATCAGAGAATCAATCATTTTCCTGGTTGTGGTTTTATAACGAATAAAGTTGATTTGTCAACTTCAAGATTGCCATTTCTTCCCAAAGCTTTCAAACTTCCTGGGGAGAAGAATGAATTCCTTAAATATATCTCAGAAAATCCTCAAACTCTCTTTGTCCAAAAACACAATGAACATCGATTTATTGAGATTAAACAACCTCAAGAAATCGATCTCGATTCGAACAACACTTTTGTTCAAGAATTCATTCAGAATCCATTCCTTGTCGATGGATATAAATTCGATATTGGAGTTTATGTCTTGGTGACAAGTATAGATCCACTTAGAGTGTATATTTACACTGGAGACGTACTCTTTCGGTATTGTCCAGTTAAATACCATCCATTTGATCCAAAAAATGTGGACAAATATGTGGTTGGTGATGATTATCTTCCAACTTGGGAGGTTCCATCATTGACCAAGTATTATAATAAGTTCCAAGCTAATATGAGAGGAGCATTCGATGCTTATGTTAGGGATCAGGGAAAGAATCCACTCGGAGTCTGGGAACAAGTGGAAGATATTATTCGTCGGACTGTTCAAGCTAAAGAGAAGAATATAGCTGATATTCTAAAGAACTACAAAACAAGGAACTTCTTTGAATTGATGCGATTTGATTTGATTATCGATGAGAATCTTAAAGTTGTCTTGATGGAGGCTAATATGAGTCCGAATTTGTCTTCGGCTCATTTCAAACAAAACTCGTTGCTTTATGAGCAGATTTTGTATAGCGTTTTGAATTTGGTAGGAATTGGAACACCAATTGATCATTCTTTGATGGCTTTAGG ctCTGAGGATGTTGAGGAGATGATTTCGAATGATAGGAATATTGCAACTTTGTTGAATCTTTGTGCTGACTATGATTGTGATAAATCATGTAATAAGCTTGAGTGTGAGTTATGTTTGCCATGTTTGAGTGGAAAGGATCATCAGACGTTGCATGCGGCGTTTAGGGAGCATCTTCATAGGGTTAATATGAAGAGGATTATTCCAAAGCCGATT AATGACTTTCGAAAGTTTGATATTGAAAAGGAGACTCAGAATTTGTCGACGAAGAATCAATGGATGACAAGATGGTTTTATGCTAAATGCTCAGATGAAATTACTTGGTGTTTCTAG